The genomic segment TCCAGGTGGTTACGAGTTTGGAAAATGTCACCAATTGTTATTAAACCTGCCACTTTTATGTCTTCAGATAGTGCATTTAAAGTATTTCTTCATGTCACTCTAGTTCAGATttctttaaatctgtctcctcttgTTACCCACCCTTTTGCTCCTGGAAGTGATTGCTTATTTACTCAATGGAGACATTGTATGCAGTGCACTTCTTGCCTTGATGGTATATTATATATTTTTTGTGCCATTAGGTATGGCAATATTTTGCATGTCTTCATCCGGATAACTCGAGATGAAGGAGTCAAGACCTTGTACAGTGGGTTCTCGCCCACAATCCTTGGGGTAATTCCATATGCCGGGCTCAGCTTCTTCACTTACGAAACATTGAAGAAATTCCATGCAGGTACGTCAGTAGCTATTATTGTGGTGATCCTGGGAGGGAGTGTCCAGATCATGCCATGTTAATTGAGCAGGCTGAGGAGCCAGGTTTGTGTTCGTCCCAAACCCTATTCCCAATCAGCAAATGGGATTTTACACAATTTACAATATCATTGCAGCTGAAGGAGGCTACTTGACGGATGTGGGCCAAGTTCATGTTCCAAAAAGGTCACAATACCCTCTTATCCTTCATGAGAGATATAATTTTGACTTTGTTTCTCATTACTTCATGTGAAAATTAATTCTATCCATTTTTCACTTGtgacaatttttattttgttatctGACCTTTCATTAtgatggttggactgaaggatctgtttccctgctgtatgacatTGACTCTACAACTCTGATGACAGTAGAAGATGGTGAAAACTTTTGGCACAATAGGGCAAGTTAGTAGagtgagaaaaacaaaattgagaCTAATGAGCATTTTGctgtaactgagtggcttgcttgggtAGTTATGAGCCAAtccacgttgctgtggatctggaccAGACAACTAAGGACATCAGCCTTTCTCTATAGGGCTGCTATTAGTGAAACAAataatttttatgacaattgacaatgacttCAGAGATATCATTAGACTTTTTGTTACAACTTTATTAAAACTCACTTTCCACCATCtagattcaaacctggatcctggGAAAGATTACCTGTACTAGTCTGGCAACAGTACCACTATGCTGTAACATCTCCAGAAATTTTCATTTCCTCCACCAtggaagctcagtagcagcagtgtataccatctacaagatgccgtGCAGAAATTTTCGAAGGCCCTTTAGACATCTTGTTCCAAACCCAGGgctactaccatctagaaagacaaggacagtcGATGCATAGGAAGCCCCTCCCCAAtgtaacttggaaatatattgctatttttACAGTGccagtcaaaatcctagaattctctctCCAAGTAGGTGGGTCtacctggaattctctctccaaGTAGGTGTGTCTATTTACACACATAgactgcagctgtttaagaagacagctcaccaccaccttctcaagggcgactagggatggacaataaatgctggcccagccagcaatgcccacatcctatgaattaaTTTCTTTGAACAATAAATGTTTCAGGTTACCAGCCTATCCCCGGAGCTTcaatgtagagtcatagagtcatacaacacagtcctgaactgaactagtcccatttgcctgtgcttggcccacatccatctaaaccttttctatccatggtaccttttccagtttaataacatccttcctgtggcagggcaaccagaattgtatgccgttctccaaatgtggcctcaccaatgtctagTTCAACTGTAACATGATGTTCGAACTCCTGTGCTCACTGCTTTgatgatgaaggcaagtgtgcgaaACGCCTTCacctccctgtctacctgtgatgccactatGCACTTGCACCTgagttttgtctgttttcagacagtgcatttaaaatatttcttccaGCGACTTGTCATTAACTGCGTAAGCCTgtcctagtttgccttaccaaaatgcaacaccttgcatttatctgaattaaattcccacttgccattccttggcccaatggcccagttgatcaaaatCCTACTGTCCTCTTAGTTAACCTTCCGCACTGTCCACTGTGCTATGTGGGAGATTTATCTAttacaaatttattttcaaaaatatccAGGTTAATATGTTTAATAATGTATACTTAAGTATTCATGGTATTTTGTATCTAAAGAAAAAAACCCTAACAAAGATACACATACATAAGGTAATTACTACTTGAGCATCGTCTAAAACAGGAGGGAGCAAGAATGAAAAAGTCAAtacaaaaatcaaatcaaagtccTCAAAAGGAAGCATTAATTTGAGTCctgcaattaaaattaaaatagaagCCATACAACCAGCCTTCttcctgtgccagctctttgataGACTCATCCCTGCAAGTCTTTCCCCATAAATTAATCTCCAGTTCCTTTTCAGAGATcatattgaatctgcttccactgtcttTCAAACAGCACTTATCAGCTCGTGaccactgtttttaaaacaaattttgccATCTCAGTTCTCATTCATTTGCTAATTATATTAAATCTTTGCCCTTTGGTTCCGAGTCCTcctccttttgttttttttttctctaatgtCCCTTAAACCTGTGTTTTCTGGTTATTAGTCTTCCTACTGGTGAAAACATTCTGTCTCCCACAGaatccttcataattttgaagatGTGTTAAACATCTTTTGCCCCTCTCTGGTCAAAGGAGAGCAATTTCAGGTTGTCCAGTCTCTCTCACTGCATGAGTTAATTaaaaagggctgaatggtgttCCTCATTCATAAGTGTCTTGTGGGGATTATCAtttggaaagaatgcattttgCACCGTCTGTATCTCTTATGCTTGTGACTTGATTTCAGAATTAACTGAGAGAGCCAATCCGTACCCTCACGAGCGGCTACTTTTTGGGGCATGTGCTGGCTTAATAGGCCAGTCGGCCTCCTACCCTCTCGACGTGGTACGGCGACGGATGCAGACAGCAGGAGTGCAATGCCGCAAGTACACTAGCATTTTGGAGACAATGCGTCAGATCATTGTGGAAGAGGGTGGAATTGGTGGCCTGTACAAAGGCCTGAGCATGAACTGGATCAAAGGCCCTATTGCTGTGGGGACCAGCTTCACCACCTTCGACCTCATGCAGATTCTGCTCCGGAAAATTCAGGACACTACCTTACAAAGGTAGTAACTACAAGGACGGGTGATCTGGAACCTGAGGACTTAGACAAATGGAAAAAATAGCATCTCATTAATAAGTGTCCAGGATGGGAATTGACAGCTGCTGGACAAGTATTTACAAGCTGGAATAACAGTGTGACTCAAGGTTAATCGTGCTATGTTAGCAGTTGAAACTCTGGTGCCTCACACCCTCTCTGAAGCTGTTTCAATAATTTAATTAAATATTGGTTTTTGTTGACCTTTTTGATTTGTCAAAGTTGAAATGGGTCTGCGCTGCTTTAGAGTGCTGTCCATATTCTGCATGGCTTCTTGTGTCAGTGTACAAGAATAAAGTTGCCATTCAGTAAAAGAATGTAACTGAGACATGCATGTTGGAATGTCCCAGTTTTGTTCCCACAATCAGCCTCTACATTGAGGAATGTGACAGCACGTGGTGGGGGAAGCACACAGGCTTCCTGATTGCTGCCCAGTAGGGCCACTAACATGACAAAGCAAGAGAGAGCAGGGGCAGGCTGAAGTGGTCTGGGATCTCTTTCCCCTctgcacacacacaacatagccccacccccacctaacTCGTTCCAACTACCCCATGCCTTGGTTAAAAATGGCCTGAAGCTATGCTAGTTCACACTGGAAGATTAGTTGCTTGAGCAGAGCCACAGATCAGGCTGTATTGAGCTGGAACTGATTCCTATAGAAGGAGGTTAGAAAAACAAAGCTTGAGCTATGTTCGCATTCTGTGACTTATCGGGATGAAAATCACTAGTTGGACGTCCCTAACTGCATAtattcagattttaaaataatcttttaGTTTGTAAAAATATTCAGATTCCCCCTATGCTCCCAAGCTGTGACTTTGCATTAGAGGTTTTAACCCATTACTGTTTGGAGTGGTCATGTGCTAACAAGCAGCGGTTCCATTTTTTCTCCCTTTTGCAAATGGCTCCCTTTTAGTGACAAACAAGCTAATGGATACTGTATGTTACAGTATTGTTGCCAAGCCTTCAGTTGCCTTGCTTGAAAGATTTGAAATATTACACTAATTTATTAACATCTTTATAAATGAGAGTTATTGACAGCTGATTTAGATTTTGCAAAATACAATCTCATCCCCACCTGCTTCCCTTTTTAGCTGTCCAGTATCTCTGAGGCAGTGATGTCCTTTTAAGGAATATGCATCTTTCTTACCAAaccttgtgctgtccctgtcctgggagtgcttGATGGGAACAGGTGTAGAGGGAGCTCATTTAGCCCTATGTTTTACCTGTCCTGAGAATGTTTGAGGACAGTGGAGAGCTTTACACTCTGATACACATTGTCTGGAACTGTTTAGCTGATGATAAATTATAGATGCCTTACCGGGATTGGTTCCCTTGCCTTGATGATAGACACACAAATTGAGTTAGTAGTTTGTGAGAACAGATGAGATGCAAATTGGGAACTGGCATACACTGAGCTATGTCCGCACACCAGGAAAGGTTAGAAATCAAGGAGGGGTGTTTATTCCAAAACCAAAGAAAATTATTGTTCCTTTTTCCTGTAAGATATTTCCACTTTGATTCCATAATTAAAGGTGAGGTCTAGCAAAAACATCCATGGCGAAAGGAATATGTCCTGAAGGTCCCATGAGAGATGAGGAACTTTGGAGCAAATTGACCTTGTCCTCTGCCCATTTTCCCAAGCCTCTCATTGTGTCTCTACCACAGCCGATCCAAAAAGACTGTTGTCTGCCATGCCTCAGCCTACTCAAAATAACTCTCTCTAGTCCAGCTCATCCAATCTTGTAATAATTCTATCTTGTTAAAACCTTGTCatatttgtaatttatttcacGTAGCATTACCCTGCTATTCTGGGTCATCACGCACACTAGGGAGTGGACCTCAGTCACAGGGGCCTCTATTCATTGAGGATTCCAGAAGGTTTTGTCCAGTTTAGCCAAACATACAAGTAGCAGTCACAGTATCCAGCGGCAGTAGCTCCCTGGAGACCTGGTATGGCTGAGCACAGTGTATGAGGGAACGGAAAGGAGGATGGGATAGAGGGTCAATTCAGTCATGTTTAACATCCCTCACAGGCCAGATTCCAATCTGCTTTGCGACCTGATATAGCCCTCAGAATTGCCTTTACTTGCAAGTGACTTTCATTCAGAGATGTTGAACTGTAGTTGTTGTTTGAGTAAATCtgttaatgaaaaataaaattatttaagCTTGAATGAAGAAAGGCTGTCCTTTGTTTGGGAGTCCCAAGAATTGTGGAGCAAGTTGAGACCTTTATGTTCCCCATCTGATTCCACCTCACTTCCTGTGAGTGTGACCCTGGATCAGGAGCCATTCTACCAATGTCAATCAGCTGTCCTCTGAGGAGTGCCATCCTACATAGGGAGCACCTACGCTTGACCATGATGTGACAAGCTAGACCCCATCTTCTCTCACTGTCTGCTCATTAACCTTCCGGAGGTAGGACATGTTATTGTAAACTGACCTTGAAGTCTGTTTTCTAAATATTTCTGCAGTAAATATGTTTGACAGCAGATGGTGCTGCTTCACAGGAGAGTTTGAAGAGTTGATTGCAGTAGTTTTTGTGAAGATAGTACTGCTATCGtttgtgaggggagagtgtgaaATAGATGCGCAGGAGACAGCCCAGTATTTCTTTACTGTTGCAACTTTCTTTTTATGTGTGAGCTGCTTTAGTTGCAAATTTCAGTGTGGAATGATGGCACTGATCTCTGCTCCAGTGTAGACTTGTGCTTCTCACAGTAACCTGTTTCCCTCTGAACTTGCCGCACTCTATTCCCTCAGCTCCTTGTTACTCCGATCTTGTTATCAAAGTTGCCAGTAGGGATGGTTGCCGACATCTACCTGGCGGAGGATCAGTGCTAACACTCAGGCACTTAGCCCTATCTCCTCTTCGATTATGGATTGTTATTGAACATGAAGTTGTAATTTCCAGGACTGTCACAAACCTTATCTGCTCCGGAGATCTATCCTCCATGGTTTCCCATCTCCATAGTCCGCAGCCCTGCAAGTTTCGGCAAGAAAGCAGTTGCCGCAGATGTAAACAACTTCAAAAAACTGGCAAACCAATAAATTGGCGTTTTGAATGAGTAATGAATTGAAATAACCCTTAAGAcctttaagaagacagctcaccaccaccttctcaagggcgactagggatggacaataaatgctggcccagccagcaatgcccacatcctatgaattaaTTTCTTTGAACAATAAATGTTTCAGGTTACCAGCCTATCCCCGGAGCTTcaatgtagagtcatagagtcatacaacacagtcctgaactgaactagtcccatttgcctgtgcttggcccacatccatctaaaccttttctatccatggtaccttttccagtttaataacatccttcctgtggcagggcaaccagaattgtatgccgttctccaaatgtggcctcaccaatgtctagTTCAACTGTAACATGATGTTCGAACTCCTGTGCTCACTGCTTTgatgatgaaggcaagtgtgcgaaACGCCTTCacctccctgtctacctgtgatgccactatGCACTTGCACCTgagttttgtctgttttcagacagtgcatttaaaatatttcttccaGCGACTTGTCATTAACTGCGTAAGCCTgtcctagtttgccttaccaaaaggctgggggggttgacctaccagaggaaagccatagtagtcagttctctggcactgagcctgacactgtggcaaagaagggaagggggcagaatagaaaagtactcgtggtaggggactcgatagttaggggaatcgacaggagattttgtgggcaagatcgggattcccggaaggtatgttgcctccctggtgccagggtccgggacgtctccgatcgggtgtataaagttctgaaaggggagggtgaacagccagaaatcgtgttacatattggcacaaatgatacagccagaaataggtttgaggatataaaaagtgatttcagggagttaggatggaagctgcagagcaggacgaacagagtagtgttctctggtttactaccggtgccacgagatagcgaggtgaggaacagggagcgggcgcagctgaacacgtggctacgcagctggtgtaggagggagggtttcagatatgttgataattgggatgccttctggggaaggtgggacctgtacaagaaggacgggttgcatctgaactggaaggggaccaatgtcctgggtggaaggtttgctcgagtagttcgagagggtttaaactagtatggcaggggggtgggaacctgagctgtataccagaggtgagcgttgatgcaggtgaggcagtagcaagaggtagaccagctagtgggaaggattttcctgggaaggaaccaagggatcggttaaagtgtgtttgctttaatgcaaggagtatcaggaataaaagtgatgaacttagagcatggatcagtacctggtgctatgatgttgtggccataacagagacatgggtttctcatgggctggaatggttgctggatattccagggtttagaacatttaaaaagaatagggagggggcaaaaagaggagggggtgtagcactactaatcagagagggtatcacagctacagaagcttccattgtcgaggaagatctgcctactgagtcagtatgggtggaaattaggaacagcaagggagtagtcacctcgttaggggtttactacaggccccccaatagcagcagggagattgtagaaagcataggtcgacagattttggaaaagtgtggacgcagtagggttgttgtaatgggtgactttaactttcctaatattgattggaacctccttcgagcagaagatttgaatggagctgtttttgtaaggtgtgttcaggagggtttcctaacgcagtacgttgacaggccgacgaggggagaggccattctagacttggtgctcggaaacgagccggggcaggtatcagatcttgtggtgggagagcattttggtgatagtgaccataacactctctcattctacatagctatggagaaggagaggattaggcagaatgggaggatatttaattggggaagaggaaactatgatgcgattagacacgagttaggaagcatggactgggagcagttgttccatggtaagggaactatcgacatgtggagatggtttaaggaacagttgttgggagtgatgagtaaatatgtccctctgagacaggcaagacggggtaagataaaggaaccttggatgacgagagcggtggagcttctagtgaaaaggaagaaggtagcttacataaggtggaggaagctagggtcaagttcagctagagaggattacatgcaggcaaggaaggagctcaaaaatggtctgaggagagccaggagggggcacgagaaaggcttggcagaaggaatccgggaaaacacaaaggcattttacacttacgtgaggaataagagaatggtcaaagaaagagtagggccgatcagggatagcatagggaacttgtgtgtggagcctgaggaggtaggggaagccc from the Stegostoma tigrinum isolate sSteTig4 chromosome 30, sSteTig4.hap1, whole genome shotgun sequence genome contains:
- the slc25a42 gene encoding mitochondrial coenzyme A transporter SLC25A42 isoform X2, which codes for MENVAKNSLETAPTQDVRGKRHILNSLISGAIAGAVAKTVVAPLDRTKIIFQVSTRGFSAKEVVKLIYQTYRMDGLFSLWRGNSATMVRVVPYAALQFCSHEQYKQILGSYYGTHGRPLPPLPRLLAGSMAGITATTLTYPLDLVRARMAVTPKEMYGNILHVFIRITRDEGVKTLYSGFSPTILGVIPYAGLSFFTYETLKKFHAELTERANPYPHERLLFGACAGLIGQSASYPLDVVRRRMQTAGVQCRKYTSILETMRQIIVEEGGIGGLYKGLSMNWIKGPIAVGTSFTTFDLMQILLRKIQDTTLQR